A genomic stretch from Triticum urartu cultivar G1812 unplaced genomic scaffold, Tu2.1 TuUngrouped_contig_5817, whole genome shotgun sequence includes:
- the LOC125529752 gene encoding ATP-dependent zinc metalloprotease FTSH 2, chloroplastic → MAPSMSLAAKGLLPFGALPSSGVAQRPVSVTASLEHKRNDSKRKLLKLALGGVGLPALLSANKALADDQGVSSSRMSYSRFLEYLDKDRVKKVDLFENGTIAIVEAISPELGNRVQRVRVQLPGLSQELLQKLREKNIDFAAHNQQEDSGNLLFNLIGNLAFPLILIGGLFLLSRRGGSGGMGGPGGPGFPLGFGQSKAKFQMEPNTGVTFDDVAGVDEAKQDFMEVVEFLKKPERFTAVGARIPKGVLLVGPPGTGKTLLAKAIAGEAGVPFFSISGSEFVEMFVGVGASRVRDLFKKAKENAPCIVFVDEIDAVGRQRGTGIGGGNDEREQTLNQLLTEMDGFEGNTGIIVVAATNRADILDSALLRPGRFDRQVSVDVPDVRGRTEILKVHGSNKKFDADVSLEVIAMRTPGFSGADLANLLNEAAILAGRRGRTGISSKEIDDSIDRIVAGMEGTVMTDGKSKSLVAYHEVGHAVCGTLTPGHDPVQKVTLVPRGQARGLTWFIPMDDPTLISRQQLFARIVGGLGGRAAEEIIFGDSEVTTGAAGDLQQITGLAKQMVVTFGMSDIGPWSLMDAAQSGDVIMRMMARNSMSEKLALDIDSAVKQLSDKAYEIALQQVRDNRVAMDKIVEVLLEKETLSGDEFRAILSEFTEIPVENRVPPTPQAAVPV, encoded by the exons ATGGCGCCATCCATGAGTCTTGCTGCAAAAGGGCTGCTCCCCTTCGGAGCGCTCCCCTCGAGCGGCGTCGCGCAGAGGCCGGTGTCCGTGACCGCCTCCCTGGAGCACAAGCGGAACGATTCTAAGAGGAAGCTCCTGAAGCTTGCGCTCGGAGGAGTCGGCCTGCCCGCCCTGCTGAGTGCCAACAAGGCTCTCGCCGATGACCAGGGCGTCTCTTCCTCCAGGATGTCCTACTCGAGGTTCCTCGAGTACCTCGACAAGGACAGGGTGAAGAAGGTCGATCTGTTTGAGAACGGGACCATTGCTATCGTGGAGGCCATTTCTCCCGAGCTCGGCAACCGCGTGCAAAGAGTCCGTGTGCAGCTTCCCGGCCTCAGCCAGGAGCTTCTCcagaagttgagggagaagaacATTGACTTTGCTGCACACAACCAGCAGGAGGACTCCGGTAACCTTCTCTTCAACCTTATCGGGAACTTGGCCTTCCCGCTCATCCTTATCGGCGGTCTGTTCTTGCTGTCGAGAAGAGGAGGGTCTGGTGGCATGGGTGGACCCGGTGGGCCTGGCTTCCCTCTTGGTTTTGGCCAGTCCAAGGCCAAGTTCCAGATGGAGCCCAACACCGGCGTTACGTTCGATGACGTTGCTGGTGTTGACGAAGCAAAGCAGGACTTCATGGAAGTGgttgagttcctgaagaagccaGAGAGGTTCACCGCTGTTGGTGCCCGCATTCCCAAGGGTGTGCTGCTTGTTGGTCCTCCTGGAACTGGTAAGACTTTGCTTGCCAAGGCGATCGCAGGAGAGGCTGGCGTGCCATTCTTCTCGATATCGGGTTCTGAGTTCGTGGAGATGTTTGTTGGTGTTGGTGCCTCCCGTGTTCGTGATCTCTTCAAGAAGGCCAAGGAGAATGCTCCTTGCATAGTGTTTGTTGATGAAATTGATGCTGTTGGGAGGCAAAGAGGAACAGGTATCGGTGGTGGGAACGATGAAAGGGAGCAGACTCTCAATCAGCTACTGACTGAGATGGATGGTTTTGAGGGCAACACTGGCATCATTGTTGTTGCTGCCACCAACAGGGCTGACATCTTGGATTCCGCTTTGCTTAGACCTGGACGCTTTGACAGACAG GTGAGTGTTGATGTTCCTGATGTACGTGGAAGGACAGAGATTCTCAAGGTGCACGGTAGCAACAAGAAGTTTGATGCTGATGTTTCCCTTGAGGTCATTGCAATGAGAACACCTGGGTTCAGTGGAGCAGACCTGGCGAATCTTCTGAATGAGGCAGCCATATTAGCAGGCCGACGTGGGAGGACCGGAATCTCCTCGAAGGAGATTGACGATTCAATCGACAGAATAGTGGCTGGTATGGAAGGAACTGTCATGACAGATGGGAAGAGCAAAAGCCTTGTTGCTTACCACGAAGTTGGCCATGCAGTTTGCGG AACTTTGACGCCTGGCCACGACCCCGTCCAGAAGGTTACCTTGGTTCCAAGGGGTCAAGCCCGTGGTCTCACCTGGTTCATTCCCATGGATGACCCAACGCTCATCTCTAGGCAGCAGCTCTTTGCCAGAATCGTCGGCGGCCTTGGCGGCAGAGCTGCTGAGGAGATCATATTCGGAGATTCTGAGGTGACCACCGGAGCTGCCGGTGACCTGCAGCAGATCACCGGCTTAGCCAAGCAG ATGGTGGTGACGTTCGGCATGTCGGACATCGGCCCGTGGTCTCTGATGGACGCGGCGCAGAGCGGGGACGTGATCATGCGGATGATGGCCAGGAACTCCATGTCGGAGAAGCTGGCGCTGGACATCGACTCGGCGGTGAAGCAGCTGTCGGACAAGGCCTATGAGATTGCCCTGCAGCAGGTGAGGGACAACCGCGTGGCCATGGACAAGATCGTGGAGGTGCTCCTGGAGAAGGAGACGCTGAGCGGTGACGAGTTCCGGG